A genomic segment from Cervus elaphus chromosome 14, mCerEla1.1, whole genome shotgun sequence encodes:
- the KIAA2013 gene encoding uncharacterized protein KIAA2013 homolog isoform X2 gives MSWKRPVFHRPRSDSFGLGITEEPVAHPPAAPARSLLRPRLLWGPLAPLPPPASFPSVAKDSAALDGRCCLTAGGKREGGGSSCGGCRGACEWSRGGRCGPGPASASGLLTGSGRDCVLLQEDFLAHRGRPHVYLQRIQLNNPTERVAALQTVGPTAGPAPRAFTSTLEKVGDHQFLLYSGRSPPVPTGLVHLVVVAAKKLVDRLQVAPKAQLDETVLWVVHVSGPLNPQVLKSKAAKELKVLQDLARKEMLELLEMPAAELLQDHQRLWAQLFSPGVEMKKITDAHTPSGLTVNLTLYYMLSCSPAPLLSPDLSHRERDQMESTLNYEDHCFSGHATMHAENLWPGRLSSVQQILQLWDLWRLTLQKRGCKGLVRAGAPGILQGMVLSFGGLQFTENHLQFQADPDVLHNSYALHGIRYKNDHINLAVLADAEGKPYLHVSVESRGQLVKIYACEAGCLDEPVELTSAPQGHTFSVMVTQPITPLLYISTDLTHLQDLRHTLHLKAILAHDEHMAQQDPGLPFLFWFSVASLITLFHLFLFKLIYNEYCGPGAKPFFRNKEDPSV, from the exons atgagCTGGAAGCGTCCAGTCTTCCACAGACCCCGATCGGACTCCTTCGGACTTGGCATAACCGAAGAACCGGTGGCCCATCCCCCGGCGGCGCCCGCCCGCTCCTTGCTGCGGCCCCGCCTCCTGTGGGGCCCGCTCGCTCCCCTTCCTCCACCCGCCTCTTTTCCATCTGTCGCAAAAGATTCGGCGGCGCTTGACGGCCGGTGTTGTTTGACGGCCGGAGGGAAgcgagaaggaggaggaagcagctgtGGTGGCTGCCGCGGCGCCTGTGAGTGGAGCCGGGGTGGGCGCTGCGGT CCGGGCCCCGCCTCGGCCTCTGGCCTGCTCACGGGATCCGGCCGAGACTGCGTGCTGCTGCAGGAGGACTTTCTCGCTCACCGTGGCCGACCCCACGTCTATCTGCAGCGCATCCAGCTCAACAACCCCACGGAACGCGTGGCCGCGCTGCAGACTGTGGGGCCCACTGCCGGCCCGGCCCCCAGGGCCTTCACCAGCACCCTGGAGAAGGTCGGAGACCATCAGTTCCTCCTCTACTCTGGCCGGTCCCCGCCTGTTCCCACGGGGCTGGTGCACCTGGTGGTGGTGGCCGCCAAGAAGTTAGTGGACCGTCTCCAGGTGGCTCCCAAGGCGCAGCTGGACGAGACTGTGCTGTGGGTGGTACACGTTTCTGGCCCCCTTAACCCCCAGGTGCTCAAAAGCAAagcagccaaggagctcaaggtgCTCCAGGACTTGGCTCGGAAGGAAATGCTGGAGCTCTTGGAGATGCCAGCAGCTGAGCTGCTCCAGGATCACCAGCGCCTCTGGGCTCAGCTCTTCAGTCCAG GTGTGGAAATGAAGAAGATCACTGATGCCCATACTCCATCTGGCCTGACCGTGAACCTGACGCTGTACTACATGCTGTCCTGCTCCCCGGCCCCGCTGCTCAGCCCCGACCTGAGCCACAGGGAGCGGGACCAGATGGAGTCGACGCTCAACTACGAAGATCACTGCTTCAGCGGCCATGCCACCATGCACGCTGAGAACCTCTGGCCAGGCCGCCTATCCTCCGTCCAGCAGATCCTGCAGCTCTGGGACCTGTGGAGGCTGACCCTGCAGAAGCGCGGCTGCAAGGGGCTGGTGCGGGCGGGCGCCCCCGGCATCCTTCAGGGCATGGTGCTCAGCTTCGGCGGCCTGCAGTTCACCGAGAACCACCTCCAGTTCCAAGCTGACCCTGACGTGCTGCACAACAGCTACGCCCTGCACGGCATCCGCTACAAGAACGACCACATCAACCTGGCCGTGCTCGCAGACGCTGAGGGCAAGCCGTACTTGCACGTGTCTGTAGAGTCCCGAGGCCAGCTCGTCAAGATCTACGCCTGCGAAGCGGGCTGCCTGGACGAGCCTGTGGAGCTGACCTCGGCGCCCCAGGGCCACACCTTCTCGGTCATGGTGACACAGCCCATCACGCCGCTGCTCTACATCTCGACCGACCTCACGCACCTGCAAGACCTGCGGCACACGCTGCACCTCAAGGCCATCCTGGCCCACGACGAGCACATGGCCCAGCAGGACCCAGGGCTGCCCTTCCTCTTCTGGTTCAGCGTGGCCTCCCTCATCACCCTcttccaccttttcctcttcaAGCTCATCTACAATGAGTACTGTGGGCCTGGCGCCAAGCCCTTCTTCAGGAATAAG GAAGATCCCAGTGTCTGA
- the KIAA2013 gene encoding uncharacterized protein KIAA2013 homolog isoform X1 yields MWLQQRLKGLPGLLSSSWARRLLCLLGLLVLLLWFAGSGARRAAGGLQLLPWPHGEPGAAEPSACLEAATHAWRSLRERGEAVPLGPGVPSLVANGFLALDVVANRLWVTPGEREPAVAPDFVPFVQLRPLSPLPEAGESVLLLREGLLRRVRCLQLGTSGPGPVAPGPGPASASGLLTGSGRDCVLLQEDFLAHRGRPHVYLQRIQLNNPTERVAALQTVGPTAGPAPRAFTSTLEKVGDHQFLLYSGRSPPVPTGLVHLVVVAAKKLVDRLQVAPKAQLDETVLWVVHVSGPLNPQVLKSKAAKELKVLQDLARKEMLELLEMPAAELLQDHQRLWAQLFSPGVEMKKITDAHTPSGLTVNLTLYYMLSCSPAPLLSPDLSHRERDQMESTLNYEDHCFSGHATMHAENLWPGRLSSVQQILQLWDLWRLTLQKRGCKGLVRAGAPGILQGMVLSFGGLQFTENHLQFQADPDVLHNSYALHGIRYKNDHINLAVLADAEGKPYLHVSVESRGQLVKIYACEAGCLDEPVELTSAPQGHTFSVMVTQPITPLLYISTDLTHLQDLRHTLHLKAILAHDEHMAQQDPGLPFLFWFSVASLITLFHLFLFKLIYNEYCGPGAKPFFRNKEDPSV; encoded by the exons ATGTGGCTGCAGCAGCGGCTTAAGGGGCTGCCGGGACTGCTGTCGAGCAGCTGGGCCCGCCGCCTACTCTGCCTGCTCGGCCTCCTGGTGCTGCTTCTCTGGTTCGCGGGCTCCGGGgcgcggcgggcggcgggcggcctGCAGCTGCTGCCCTGGCCCCACGGCGAGCCGGGCGCTGCCGAGCCCTCTGCCTGTCTGGAGGCGGCCACCCACGCCTGGCGCAGCCTGCGGGAGCGGGGCGAGGCTGTGCCCCTGGGCCCTGGAGTGCCATCTCTGGTGGCCAACGGCTTTCTGGCCCTGGACGTGGTCGCCAACCGGCTGTGGGTGACCCCTGGGGAGCGGGAGCCCGCCGTGGCGCCGGACTTCGTGCCCTTCGTGCAGCTGCGCCCGCTGAGCCCGCTCCCTGAAGCTGGGGAGTCAGTGTTGCTTCTGCGGGAAGGGCTGCTGCGGCGAGTACGTTGCTTGCAGCTGGGGACCTCGGGTCCCGGCCCTGTGGCCCCCGGCCCGGGCCCCGCCTCGGCCTCTGGCCTGCTCACGGGATCCGGCCGAGACTGCGTGCTGCTGCAGGAGGACTTTCTCGCTCACCGTGGCCGACCCCACGTCTATCTGCAGCGCATCCAGCTCAACAACCCCACGGAACGCGTGGCCGCGCTGCAGACTGTGGGGCCCACTGCCGGCCCGGCCCCCAGGGCCTTCACCAGCACCCTGGAGAAGGTCGGAGACCATCAGTTCCTCCTCTACTCTGGCCGGTCCCCGCCTGTTCCCACGGGGCTGGTGCACCTGGTGGTGGTGGCCGCCAAGAAGTTAGTGGACCGTCTCCAGGTGGCTCCCAAGGCGCAGCTGGACGAGACTGTGCTGTGGGTGGTACACGTTTCTGGCCCCCTTAACCCCCAGGTGCTCAAAAGCAAagcagccaaggagctcaaggtgCTCCAGGACTTGGCTCGGAAGGAAATGCTGGAGCTCTTGGAGATGCCAGCAGCTGAGCTGCTCCAGGATCACCAGCGCCTCTGGGCTCAGCTCTTCAGTCCAG GTGTGGAAATGAAGAAGATCACTGATGCCCATACTCCATCTGGCCTGACCGTGAACCTGACGCTGTACTACATGCTGTCCTGCTCCCCGGCCCCGCTGCTCAGCCCCGACCTGAGCCACAGGGAGCGGGACCAGATGGAGTCGACGCTCAACTACGAAGATCACTGCTTCAGCGGCCATGCCACCATGCACGCTGAGAACCTCTGGCCAGGCCGCCTATCCTCCGTCCAGCAGATCCTGCAGCTCTGGGACCTGTGGAGGCTGACCCTGCAGAAGCGCGGCTGCAAGGGGCTGGTGCGGGCGGGCGCCCCCGGCATCCTTCAGGGCATGGTGCTCAGCTTCGGCGGCCTGCAGTTCACCGAGAACCACCTCCAGTTCCAAGCTGACCCTGACGTGCTGCACAACAGCTACGCCCTGCACGGCATCCGCTACAAGAACGACCACATCAACCTGGCCGTGCTCGCAGACGCTGAGGGCAAGCCGTACTTGCACGTGTCTGTAGAGTCCCGAGGCCAGCTCGTCAAGATCTACGCCTGCGAAGCGGGCTGCCTGGACGAGCCTGTGGAGCTGACCTCGGCGCCCCAGGGCCACACCTTCTCGGTCATGGTGACACAGCCCATCACGCCGCTGCTCTACATCTCGACCGACCTCACGCACCTGCAAGACCTGCGGCACACGCTGCACCTCAAGGCCATCCTGGCCCACGACGAGCACATGGCCCAGCAGGACCCAGGGCTGCCCTTCCTCTTCTGGTTCAGCGTGGCCTCCCTCATCACCCTcttccaccttttcctcttcaAGCTCATCTACAATGAGTACTGTGGGCCTGGCGCCAAGCCCTTCTTCAGGAATAAG GAAGATCCCAGTGTCTGA